A genomic stretch from Corynebacterium faecale includes:
- a CDS encoding IS110 family transposase, which yields MTTGTVDVTIGLDVGKTAHHACAMTPAGDIIYDKPLPQDEDQLRKVFTDLQDHGTVLMVVDQPNTIGALPIAVARDAGCLVGYLPGLAMRKAADLYPGRSKTDRRDAFIIADTARTMPHTLRAVDRDNEVLSALKMLSGFDDDIAKDATRTINRLRSVLTQIHPSFERALVGDIITRPLVLEMLIHYGGPTKMKKAGYHRVLGWMTNRAKKDPTKLVDAIFEGLKAQTVIVPGTAAAEIVIPQLATNIKSLLEQRKTIAEQVEELLEEFPLHQVLMSMPGVGIKTAANILLAVGDCSDFRSAGHLAAYAGIAPVTRRSGTSIRGEFPARSGNKRLKNALFYSAFASIRFHEPSKTYYERKRAEGKRHNAAIMCLARRRCNVIYAMLTRAEFFREVPARAAA from the coding sequence ATGACCACCGGCACCGTCGACGTCACCATCGGGCTCGACGTTGGTAAAACCGCCCATCACGCCTGCGCCATGACACCTGCAGGCGACATCATCTACGACAAACCCCTACCCCAAGACGAAGATCAGCTGCGGAAAGTCTTCACCGACCTCCAGGACCACGGTACGGTCCTCATGGTCGTCGACCAGCCCAATACCATCGGCGCCCTGCCCATCGCGGTTGCCCGCGATGCCGGCTGCCTGGTTGGTTACCTACCAGGTCTAGCCATGAGAAAAGCCGCTGATCTGTATCCGGGCAGATCCAAAACCGACCGTCGGGATGCCTTCATCATCGCTGATACCGCGCGCACGATGCCGCACACCTTACGCGCTGTGGACCGGGACAATGAAGTCCTATCAGCGTTGAAGATGCTATCCGGTTTTGATGACGACATCGCTAAAGATGCCACCCGAACCATCAACCGGTTGCGCAGCGTGCTGACCCAGATCCACCCCAGCTTCGAACGAGCCCTGGTCGGTGACATCATCACCAGGCCCCTGGTGCTGGAGATGTTGATCCACTACGGAGGACCGACGAAGATGAAAAAGGCTGGTTATCACCGAGTCTTGGGCTGGATGACCAATCGGGCGAAGAAGGACCCCACCAAACTGGTGGATGCCATCTTCGAAGGACTGAAAGCCCAGACCGTCATCGTTCCTGGAACTGCTGCTGCCGAGATTGTCATCCCGCAACTGGCCACCAACATCAAGTCCCTGTTGGAACAACGCAAGACTATCGCTGAACAGGTCGAGGAGTTACTCGAAGAATTCCCTCTTCACCAGGTCTTGATGTCCATGCCAGGAGTTGGTATCAAGACCGCAGCCAACATCCTCCTGGCCGTCGGTGACTGTTCCGACTTCCGGTCCGCAGGCCACCTAGCTGCTTACGCGGGGATTGCCCCGGTAACACGAAGATCCGGCACGTCCATCCGTGGTGAATTCCCAGCCAGATCAGGCAACAAGAGGCTCAAGAATGCATTGTTCTACTCCGCGTTCGCATCGATCCGGTTCCACGAGCCGTCGAAGACCTACTATGAACGAAAACGGGCTGAGGGCAAGCGCCATAACGCCGCGATCATGTGTCTGGCCAGGCGGCGGTGCAATGTCATCTACGCGATGTTGACCCGAGCTGAATTCTTCCGGGAGGTTCCTGCCAGGGCGGCTGCCTAA
- a CDS encoding transcriptional regulator UriR: MNPEPRPTLKGIAHQAGVSIATASRALADNPAVALATRTRIQALAADLGYRPNAQARALQSSRSNTIGIVVPSLINRYFAVMVTAIQDAASKAGLATIITNNNEDTATMAASLEFLTSHGVDGIICVPDEGCSEQLEQLHKQGTPLVLIDRELPGTAIPMVTSDPQPGIEAAVSLLVDHEALPIGYLSGPMATSTGRRRLEAFQRACVDAGLEEQLVFLGGYEQSKGFQGANTLMEQGAKTLFAGDTMMTIGVLEACHAAGLIIGEDINVVGFDRQPMFDLQPRPLTVIDQHVDTMAQQAFSMLNGLMAAEQPSQQHFLIPTTLIQRHSIKEKTSSHD, encoded by the coding sequence ATGAACCCGGAGCCACGCCCCACCCTCAAGGGCATCGCCCACCAGGCCGGTGTCTCCATCGCCACCGCCTCCCGCGCGCTGGCCGATAACCCCGCAGTGGCGCTGGCCACCCGGACAAGAATCCAGGCCTTGGCCGCTGATCTTGGATATCGGCCCAATGCCCAGGCCCGTGCCCTGCAGAGTTCACGCAGCAACACCATCGGCATCGTGGTGCCTAGTTTGATCAACCGTTATTTCGCGGTGATGGTCACCGCCATCCAGGACGCAGCGAGCAAAGCCGGGTTGGCCACCATCATCACCAACAACAATGAGGACACCGCCACCATGGCAGCCTCATTGGAGTTTCTCACCAGCCATGGTGTGGACGGCATCATCTGTGTCCCCGATGAGGGGTGCAGTGAGCAGCTGGAGCAACTACATAAACAGGGCACTCCCCTGGTGTTGATTGACCGTGAGCTTCCCGGCACCGCCATCCCCATGGTCACCTCTGATCCGCAGCCAGGCATTGAGGCAGCGGTCTCCCTACTGGTTGACCACGAGGCGCTGCCCATCGGTTATCTCTCCGGTCCCATGGCCACCTCCACCGGGCGCAGGCGCCTGGAGGCCTTCCAGCGTGCATGCGTTGATGCCGGCCTGGAGGAGCAATTGGTCTTCCTCGGCGGATACGAGCAGAGCAAGGGTTTCCAGGGGGCGAACACCCTCATGGAACAAGGGGCTAAAACACTGTTCGCCGGGGACACCATGATGACCATCGGTGTGCTCGAGGCCTGCCACGCAGCCGGCCTCATCATCGGCGAGGACATCAATGTGGTCGGTTTTGATCGCCAGCCCATGTTTGATCTGCAACCGCGCCCCCTGACCGTCATTGACCAGCACGTGGACACCATGGCGCAGCAGGCTTTCAGCATGCTCAACGGCCTCATGGCCGCTGAGCAGCCTTCCCAGCAGCACTTCCTCATCCCCACCACGCTTATCCAACGCCACTCAATCAAGGAAAAGACCAGCTCTCATGACTGA
- a CDS encoding BREX system ATP-binding domain-containing protein: MSGDPKWDNPRLPQVRLQGFHHGKLVAVGCKVRDLYGGDLLDDHFIADLADAIAGKLGGQVGIAPRQFLRVLVDVLDRVDLHPDFDPRLNYSISIPASTMTDSERAAAAQPVTNPDDIEF, encoded by the coding sequence ATCTCCGGTGACCCCAAATGGGACAATCCCCGATTGCCACAGGTTCGGCTGCAGGGTTTCCACCATGGCAAGCTGGTGGCGGTGGGGTGTAAAGTCCGAGATCTCTACGGTGGAGACCTCCTGGACGATCATTTCATTGCTGATCTTGCGGATGCCATCGCCGGCAAACTGGGTGGACAGGTAGGCATTGCGCCCCGCCAGTTCCTCCGTGTTCTGGTGGATGTACTGGACCGGGTGGATCTGCATCCTGATTTTGATCCGCGCCTTAACTACTCCATCTCCATCCCCGCTTCCACCATGACGGATTCCGAACGCGCTGCTGCGGCCCAGCCTGTCACCAACCCAGATGATATTGAGTTCTAA
- a CDS encoding ribokinase — protein MTDIPGSIVVVGSINADLTTHVHRHPTPGETLLGSGGTISAGGKGANQAVAAAQLGAKVHMIGAVGSDPMAEDALKHLRESGADMSAVTTVDGPTGLAVITVSEDGENTIIVVPGANASVDAAYVDSHAELITHADIVLLQGEIPADGFNRAVDLAQGRVVVNLAPVVPVGHAQLRAADPLLVNEHEGALVLDLLGAPTTETDPETLVTALLEQGFATVVMTLGADGALVGDADGLIDIPTPTITAIDTTGSGDAFAGALVAKLAEGATLVDAAAFAARVGAFAATRRGAQASYPTLDSDLPTVTA, from the coding sequence ATGACTGACATACCCGGATCAATCGTTGTTGTCGGCTCCATCAATGCCGATCTGACCACCCATGTCCATCGCCATCCCACGCCCGGTGAAACACTGCTGGGCAGTGGTGGCACCATCAGCGCCGGTGGCAAAGGCGCCAACCAGGCCGTGGCCGCAGCCCAACTTGGGGCAAAGGTCCACATGATCGGCGCTGTGGGTTCTGATCCCATGGCCGAGGATGCCCTGAAGCACCTGCGCGAATCCGGCGCGGACATGTCGGCTGTCACCACCGTGGACGGCCCCACCGGCCTGGCCGTGATCACCGTCTCCGAGGACGGGGAGAACACCATCATCGTGGTTCCCGGCGCGAACGCCAGCGTGGATGCCGCTTACGTGGATTCCCATGCAGAGCTCATCACACACGCTGACATCGTGTTGCTCCAGGGTGAGATCCCTGCTGATGGTTTCAACCGCGCGGTGGATCTGGCTCAGGGTCGCGTGGTGGTCAACCTCGCCCCGGTGGTTCCTGTGGGCCATGCGCAGCTGCGCGCGGCTGATCCCCTGTTGGTCAATGAGCATGAGGGTGCGCTGGTGCTTGATCTGCTCGGCGCGCCCACCACCGAAACCGACCCCGAAACACTGGTCACAGCCCTGTTGGAGCAGGGTTTTGCCACGGTGGTCATGACCCTGGGTGCTGATGGCGCCCTGGTCGGTGATGCGGACGGGCTTATAGATATCCCAACCCCCACGATCACCGCAATCGACACCACAGGCAGTGGTGATGCGTTTGCTGGGGCACTCGTCGCAAAGCTTGCTGAAGGCGCAACGCTGGTGGACGCCGCCGCGTTTGCCGCCCGCGTCGGTGCTTTTGCGGCCACGCGCCGCGGCGCGCAGGCATCGTACCCAACGCTTGACAGCGACCTACCCACAGTCACTGCTTAA
- a CDS encoding type ISP restriction/modification enzyme → MLAVSEYINEIRSQLDSGHAKEHAYRPALQRLMRSFEDVEAINDPARSEHGAPDFIFQRKSHRDLILGYAEAKDIVGIKLDKVEDSEQMHRYSGYQNLYLTDYLEFRFFRDGEKYTTIRIGTVVDGKLVTQPDQYQRLINELQAFLELPPQQITSGSKLALIMGAKARRIRDDVLDYFEHREVSQDHHLPKLFKLMRTMLVRDLDYAKFSDMYAQTLVYGLFVARYTDPTSPTFSRSEARSLVPKTNPFLRHFFDHITGPDFDERLSWAVDELCEVFRISNVKELVHRHFGIDEERDPIIHFYEDFLKEYDPIIRKRMGAYYTPRAVVHYIIRKVDEILKTELGIADGISDSSKIVRNHRSYLNDPLTGMPTKKYKDERVEYHQVQFLDPAVGTATFLNELLNLVHHDFEEKGQIGRWPTYVRENLLPRLNGFEVMMAPYTIAHLKLGMTLEAAGVDNLNRRLGVYLTNTLEEGMPYQPDLLSFFGLAEAVTQESQEAGLIKNERPVMIVLGNPPYAAVSNNETEYANSLVQRYKVEPGGRQRLQEAKHWLNDDYVKFIAFSEDVIIRNETGILAMITNNGYFDDPTSRGMRWHLTKTFDKIYLLDLHGNANKKEKTPAGGRDENVFNIRQGVGIILAVKTSTDHAKPAEVYHADLWGTRKSKFSALNADDVEYTRVYPDPDFYFFKPRTTTGRSLYEQGISVKDLFLQDVTGIVTMGDDFAIDDDPQVVADRMKRLSTGGYDQESLSEKFTLGKNYPGFVLGNVGKWSFDPGKITKIRYRPFDIRYTYFDNRVLWRWREKIMKHFLEQENLGLITTRLQKEHPGALVTDTIIGHKALNAYDSNSVFPLYLFGPEGDRKPNFAPAQLKKLTQNISEKSNPEKVFDYIYGVLSSPVFLNRFGEFMRDAFPRIPIPASDEEFDAFAREGARIRMIHLNTEHLPYITTFPEAGSNKIDFVSFKEEEVWINQDQYFGGVTEEVWKRFIGGYQPAQRWLSDRSGKILNDEQIDYYQQLIAILSATGESMGRIAKIPAWWTEFGQSS, encoded by the coding sequence GTGTTAGCAGTTTCAGAGTACATCAACGAAATTCGGTCGCAGCTAGATAGTGGGCACGCTAAGGAGCACGCCTACCGTCCGGCGCTTCAGCGACTTATGCGAAGCTTCGAGGATGTCGAGGCGATTAATGATCCTGCCCGCAGTGAACACGGCGCTCCAGACTTTATCTTCCAGCGTAAGAGCCACCGCGATCTCATTCTTGGATATGCCGAGGCCAAAGACATCGTAGGAATTAAGCTGGACAAAGTCGAAGATTCCGAACAGATGCACCGTTACTCGGGTTATCAGAACCTTTATTTGACTGACTATCTCGAGTTCCGATTCTTCCGAGACGGCGAAAAATACACGACAATACGAATTGGTACCGTCGTGGACGGCAAGCTGGTGACCCAACCGGACCAGTACCAACGGCTAATTAATGAGCTGCAGGCATTCCTCGAATTGCCGCCGCAACAGATCACTAGCGGTTCCAAGCTGGCCTTGATCATGGGGGCCAAAGCACGCCGTATTCGAGATGATGTCCTGGACTACTTCGAACACAGAGAGGTCTCCCAAGACCACCACCTGCCAAAGCTCTTCAAACTTATGCGCACCATGTTGGTCCGTGACCTCGACTATGCAAAATTTTCTGATATGTATGCACAGACGCTCGTTTACGGGTTGTTCGTTGCCCGCTATACGGATCCCACTTCCCCCACCTTCAGCCGTTCAGAGGCCCGCAGTCTCGTGCCAAAAACGAACCCCTTCCTCCGTCACTTCTTTGACCATATTACTGGCCCTGATTTTGATGAGCGCCTGAGTTGGGCAGTCGATGAGCTATGTGAAGTTTTTCGAATCAGCAATGTTAAAGAACTTGTGCACCGGCACTTTGGGATTGATGAAGAGCGGGACCCAATCATCCACTTCTACGAGGATTTTCTCAAGGAATACGACCCGATCATCCGAAAGCGGATGGGCGCATATTATACGCCTAGAGCAGTAGTGCACTACATCATTCGAAAAGTCGACGAAATCCTGAAAACCGAACTCGGAATTGCTGATGGTATCTCCGACAGTAGCAAGATCGTCCGCAACCATCGCTCCTACCTCAACGACCCGTTGACCGGTATGCCGACCAAAAAATACAAGGATGAGCGTGTTGAATACCATCAAGTACAATTTCTTGATCCGGCTGTAGGAACCGCGACATTCCTGAATGAGCTGCTCAATCTGGTTCACCATGATTTCGAAGAAAAAGGCCAAATTGGGCGTTGGCCCACCTATGTCCGCGAAAATCTTCTACCGCGCCTGAATGGTTTCGAGGTCATGATGGCGCCCTACACCATCGCTCACTTGAAACTTGGCATGACCTTGGAGGCTGCCGGCGTCGATAACCTGAATCGCCGCCTCGGCGTCTACCTGACAAATACGCTCGAAGAGGGTATGCCGTACCAGCCCGATTTGCTTAGTTTTTTCGGGTTGGCCGAGGCGGTAACCCAGGAAAGCCAGGAAGCGGGCCTGATCAAAAACGAGCGTCCGGTTATGATCGTGCTCGGAAATCCTCCCTATGCTGCGGTTAGCAACAATGAGACTGAGTATGCCAATTCTTTAGTCCAGCGCTATAAGGTCGAACCTGGGGGGCGCCAGCGACTGCAGGAAGCGAAGCACTGGCTCAATGACGACTATGTCAAATTTATCGCCTTCTCAGAGGATGTGATCATCCGCAATGAAACGGGAATCCTCGCCATGATCACCAATAATGGTTATTTCGATGATCCGACGTCCCGCGGCATGCGTTGGCACCTGACCAAAACCTTCGACAAGATCTATTTACTCGATCTACATGGCAATGCCAATAAAAAAGAAAAAACTCCTGCTGGTGGGCGCGATGAGAATGTTTTCAATATTCGGCAAGGCGTCGGCATTATCCTTGCAGTTAAGACAAGCACGGATCATGCGAAACCAGCCGAGGTGTACCATGCCGATCTTTGGGGTACGCGAAAGTCTAAATTTAGTGCGCTCAACGCCGATGACGTTGAATACACCCGGGTCTACCCGGACCCGGACTTCTACTTTTTCAAACCGCGGACGACCACCGGTCGAAGTCTCTATGAACAGGGTATTTCAGTCAAGGATCTCTTCCTGCAGGATGTAACAGGCATTGTCACCATGGGCGATGATTTCGCTATTGATGATGATCCGCAAGTTGTCGCCGACCGGATGAAGCGGCTATCAACCGGAGGATACGACCAAGAGTCACTCAGTGAAAAATTCACTCTAGGCAAAAATTATCCAGGATTTGTTCTTGGAAATGTCGGGAAGTGGAGTTTCGATCCGGGGAAGATTACGAAGATTAGGTACCGCCCTTTCGACATCAGGTACACGTACTTCGACAACCGTGTGCTGTGGCGCTGGCGCGAGAAAATTATGAAGCACTTTCTTGAGCAGGAAAACCTAGGGTTGATCACCACGCGTTTGCAGAAGGAGCATCCCGGTGCTCTAGTGACGGATACGATCATTGGCCACAAGGCATTGAATGCTTATGACTCAAATTCTGTGTTCCCGCTGTACCTCTTCGGGCCGGAGGGGGACCGAAAACCGAATTTCGCACCGGCTCAGCTCAAGAAATTAACCCAGAATATTTCCGAAAAATCCAACCCGGAAAAGGTCTTCGACTATATATACGGGGTGTTGAGCTCCCCAGTCTTTCTAAATCGCTTCGGAGAGTTCATGAGGGATGCTTTTCCGCGGATCCCGATTCCGGCGTCAGATGAGGAATTCGACGCATTCGCCCGGGAGGGAGCACGTATTCGTATGATCCATCTGAATACCGAGCACCTCCCCTATATCACTACCTTTCCAGAGGCTGGTAGCAACAAGATCGACTTTGTGTCTTTTAAGGAAGAAGAGGTATGGATCAACCAAGACCAGTACTTTGGTGGAGTAACTGAAGAGGTCTGGAAACGATTCATCGGCGGTTATCAGCCAGCGCAGCGGTGGCTCTCTGACCGGTCCGGGAAGATCCTTAACGATGAACAGATCGATTATTATCAGCAGCTGATTGCGATTCTTTCGGCCACAGGCGAAAGCATGGGAAGGATCGCGAAAATCCCGGCATGGTGGACGGAATTTGGCCAATCCTCCTAG
- a CDS encoding AAA family ATPase → MLTIQANQKFRNVSANSLENLRVYKDSVFYGINGSGKSTICELLSNPERYEFSTTDGDPISEVFAFNRSWRDKTVGDFTSGGSAKGVTTVLMGDDAGNLQRVIKKKEKELSRQKAIVQEKRKTLKRAGDRLTAIKDNVFNGIRKELASECGALSGNAFNRNKIEKLLRQGPSNRLNDEEVLNALGIIKATSPGSLSDLPPAPRLWAPDPGVWDELRSSAVSSDQIQLIVTNWMQEGMDQHVAGDSCKFCAGIVSQARLDELQKALDDSNSKITATIAQASKSCDLAISHLEMFKSSMKTVILKSVQFETLLDDDREKVIEAVEDLLKVYNQISSLLTKRKNDLTFEYSGPALELPFSEFDYAQKRLVDSYSKAREALESHEVHKARAEDQLKDHCCAVDGDGWKDATEEVERSQVDLTQAEDQQGEIEQSLEELFDGLSVTTETAQFIDRHLQLILGDDTLRVTVGREDEGYRITRRDQVAADMSEGEKKLISLLYFCAEFRSKERLDKVKRSVVLFDDLGSELDDSRLIAVDRFITETFSNQRPLAILYFTHSYSHFKLLISRLGKRAAPSGTRDKPEQPSAGFYEIYKELFSESEQTTKVEKWDLKTLKLTSDYALSFYMVLKNMNKVIEGKPISFGTGNYCRKVLEGFTEFKSPTSTEFGSRIDHLCRGENKPISASLSRLVNMLSHSSLDQESGILSRQEMQTGLVQTLLFVHEIDSAHFELMVKGLLNREDARTLIDNILSRKIAQTS, encoded by the coding sequence GTGCTAACAATTCAAGCAAATCAAAAGTTTCGCAACGTTTCTGCAAACAGTCTTGAAAACTTACGAGTCTATAAAGACTCCGTTTTCTATGGAATCAACGGTTCTGGCAAGTCTACGATCTGTGAACTTCTGTCAAACCCTGAGCGATACGAATTTAGCACGACAGACGGTGATCCAATATCAGAAGTATTCGCCTTCAACCGGTCGTGGAGAGACAAGACTGTGGGCGACTTCACCAGTGGAGGTTCCGCTAAGGGAGTAACCACTGTACTTATGGGCGATGATGCAGGAAATCTGCAGCGAGTGATCAAGAAGAAAGAAAAAGAGCTTAGTAGACAAAAGGCCATCGTCCAAGAAAAGCGCAAGACGCTAAAGAGAGCCGGGGATAGGCTCACTGCGATTAAGGACAATGTTTTTAATGGCATTCGCAAGGAATTAGCTAGCGAATGTGGAGCACTATCGGGAAACGCCTTCAATCGAAATAAAATCGAAAAATTGCTGCGCCAAGGACCATCGAATCGTTTGAACGACGAAGAGGTTCTAAACGCCCTTGGAATTATCAAGGCCACAAGTCCGGGCTCACTCTCAGATCTCCCCCCGGCCCCACGATTGTGGGCCCCTGATCCAGGGGTTTGGGATGAATTACGGTCCTCAGCGGTGAGCTCTGATCAGATTCAGCTGATAGTGACGAACTGGATGCAGGAGGGAATGGATCAACATGTGGCCGGTGACAGTTGCAAGTTCTGCGCAGGAATAGTTTCCCAAGCAAGACTCGATGAACTTCAAAAGGCGTTAGACGATTCTAACTCGAAGATAACTGCAACTATTGCTCAAGCAAGCAAAAGTTGTGACCTCGCGATATCGCACCTTGAGATGTTCAAAAGCTCGATGAAAACCGTTATCTTAAAATCTGTTCAATTCGAAACGTTGCTGGATGATGATCGCGAAAAAGTTATTGAGGCTGTGGAAGATCTCCTCAAGGTGTACAACCAGATTTCTTCTCTGCTCACTAAACGAAAAAATGACCTGACATTTGAGTATTCAGGGCCTGCTCTTGAACTACCGTTTTCGGAGTTTGATTACGCCCAGAAGCGTTTAGTTGATAGCTATTCCAAAGCAAGAGAAGCCCTCGAATCACATGAGGTTCACAAAGCTAGAGCTGAGGATCAACTTAAAGACCATTGCTGTGCAGTAGATGGTGACGGATGGAAAGATGCAACTGAGGAAGTTGAGAGAAGCCAAGTTGATCTGACTCAAGCGGAGGATCAACAAGGCGAAATTGAACAATCTCTCGAAGAACTTTTTGATGGTCTCTCGGTGACCACCGAAACAGCACAGTTCATTGATCGCCATCTTCAGCTTATTCTCGGCGATGATACTCTCCGCGTCACTGTAGGAAGAGAGGATGAAGGGTACCGAATTACCCGTCGAGATCAAGTAGCTGCGGATATGTCAGAAGGCGAGAAAAAGTTGATCAGCCTGCTATATTTCTGTGCCGAATTTCGTTCCAAAGAACGTCTCGACAAAGTTAAAAGATCTGTCGTACTTTTTGATGATCTTGGTTCGGAACTGGACGATTCCAGACTAATCGCCGTTGATCGATTCATAACGGAAACCTTCTCCAACCAGAGACCGCTGGCAATACTGTATTTTACCCACAGTTACAGCCACTTTAAACTTCTCATTTCAAGGCTCGGAAAGCGGGCCGCCCCGAGTGGCACTCGCGATAAACCTGAACAACCTAGCGCTGGGTTCTACGAGATCTACAAGGAACTATTTTCAGAATCCGAGCAAACGACCAAGGTAGAGAAATGGGACCTGAAAACCCTCAAACTCACAAGCGATTATGCGCTTTCCTTTTACATGGTTTTAAAGAATATGAACAAAGTAATAGAGGGAAAACCCATCTCTTTCGGCACAGGAAACTACTGTCGAAAGGTTTTGGAGGGCTTTACCGAGTTCAAATCGCCTACCTCAACAGAGTTTGGCAGCCGCATTGACCATCTTTGCCGAGGCGAAAATAAGCCAATCTCAGCCTCTTTATCAAGACTCGTGAACATGTTGTCACATTCCAGTCTCGACCAAGAGAGTGGCATCCTTTCTCGCCAAGAAATGCAAACAGGTCTGGTTCAAACTTTGCTTTTCGTACATGAAATCGATTCAGCACATTTCGAGCTGATGGTAAAGGGGTTATTAAACAGAGAGGATGCAAGGACCCTTATTGACAATATTTTGTCACGAAAGATTGCACAAACTTCTTGA
- a CDS encoding DEAD/DEAH box helicase, producing the protein MTDGFALLHPALQHHIVSTLRWPGLRPLQNDAVVPLLAGEDAILLAPTAGGKTEAATFPLLSRMAVEDWDGVSVLYICPLKALLNNLEPRLTHYASWLGRSVAVWHGDVGASARTRIKRDRPDILLTTPESLEAMMVSRSVDDRELLGGVHAVIIDEVHAFAGDDRGWHLSGVLARLEHHLQHPVQRVGMSATVGNPDFLLGWLQGGQSRPGRVINPSVENVGVVPEIRVDQLEDIDQVALLLSKLHMGEKRLVFVDSRARAEELASALRMREVEVYLSHSSLSATERRISEHAFATASDCIIVATSTLELGIDIGDLDRVIQIGAPRTVSSFLQRLGRTGRRAGTTRNCLFISLDDKGLLDTLGMLHAWSTGYVEPVSPPPVPMHMAAQQFLAAALHKGAINTTTWRELWQGTTLMDTEVLGRDAQNILDYLISIGMFEVDGPLAFIGESAEKAFGRRHFMELLSAFTTPVTLLVSPIMGIVAGPGMA; encoded by the coding sequence ATGACAGATGGGTTTGCCCTCCTCCACCCGGCACTGCAGCACCATATTGTGAGCACGCTGCGATGGCCTGGACTGCGTCCACTACAAAATGATGCTGTGGTCCCACTCCTGGCTGGTGAGGATGCAATCCTGCTGGCACCCACCGCAGGTGGAAAAACCGAGGCGGCAACTTTTCCTCTGCTCAGCCGGATGGCTGTTGAGGACTGGGATGGCGTGTCAGTTCTCTATATCTGTCCGCTCAAGGCACTGCTGAACAACCTGGAACCCCGGCTGACACACTATGCCTCCTGGCTGGGCAGATCGGTTGCAGTATGGCACGGGGACGTCGGTGCTTCTGCCCGCACACGGATTAAACGAGACAGGCCAGATATCCTCCTGACCACACCTGAGTCCCTGGAAGCCATGATGGTTTCCCGGAGTGTGGATGATCGCGAGCTACTCGGCGGGGTGCACGCCGTGATTATCGATGAAGTGCATGCCTTCGCCGGTGATGACCGCGGATGGCACCTATCCGGTGTACTGGCCCGGTTGGAACACCATCTACAACACCCGGTGCAGCGGGTAGGCATGTCCGCCACGGTAGGTAATCCGGACTTCCTGCTGGGTTGGCTCCAGGGCGGACAGTCCCGTCCAGGCCGGGTGATCAACCCTTCGGTGGAAAATGTTGGTGTGGTACCGGAGATACGCGTTGACCAGTTGGAAGACATTGACCAGGTCGCTTTATTGCTGTCAAAACTCCATATGGGGGAAAAGCGGTTGGTGTTTGTAGATTCCCGTGCCCGGGCTGAGGAATTAGCCAGCGCGCTGCGGATGCGTGAGGTGGAGGTTTATCTTTCCCATTCCTCACTATCTGCCACTGAACGACGAATCTCCGAGCATGCCTTCGCCACTGCATCAGACTGCATCATTGTGGCCACCTCCACGCTGGAGCTGGGTATAGATATCGGCGATCTGGACCGTGTGATCCAGATAGGTGCACCCCGAACCGTATCCTCATTCCTTCAGCGTCTGGGGAGAACAGGCCGACGTGCCGGGACGACCAGGAACTGTCTGTTCATAAGCCTGGATGACAAGGGCCTTTTAGACACCTTAGGTATGTTGCATGCCTGGTCAACCGGATATGTGGAGCCAGTGAGTCCCCCACCTGTTCCCATGCACATGGCTGCGCAACAGTTTCTTGCTGCCGCCTTGCATAAAGGAGCAATCAACACCACCACCTGGCGTGAGCTCTGGCAGGGCACCACTTTGATGGACACTGAAGTTCTGGGCAGGGACGCCCAGAACATCTTGGACTACCTGATTTCCATCGGGATGTTTGAAGTCGATGGCCCACTGGCCTTTATCGGTGAATCCGCTGAAAAAGCATTTGGTCGACGCCACTTCATGGAATTGCTCAGTGCTTTCACCACTCCCGTTACTTTGTTGGTATCCCCGATAATGGGGATAGTCGCTGGGCCCGGTATGGCTTAA